A segment of the Luteitalea sp. genome:
ACGATTCCTGGAGTGAGGTGATCGGCGTAGTCGGCGATGTCCGCCATGACGGGGCGGACCGGCCGTCACCTTCGACGGTGTACTGGCCGCTGCGCTCCTCCCGGTCGGCGACGTTCATGATCCGCGGACCGCGCGCCGGGACGGAAGGCTATGCGGCGGACATCCGCCGCGCGGTATCGGCGGTGAGCGGGGGATTGCCGGTCACGCAGATGCAGACGATGCAGCGGGTATACGACAAGTCGATGTCGCGGACCGCCTTCACGCTGACGCTGCTCGGCATCAGCGGCGGCATGGCCCTGCTGTTGGCGGCCATCGGCATCTACGCGGTGATCGCCTACACGCTCTTGCAGCGGACGCGCGAGATCGGCATCCGCTTGGCGCTCGGCGCCCGACAGGAGAGCCTGCAGCTGATGTTCGTCGGCAGCGGGCTACTGTGGGGCGGCATCGGGGCCGCGGCCGGCCTGGTGGCCGCCGCTCCACTGTCGCACCTGATGTCCGCGCTGCTCTTCGAGGTCGAGCCAATCGATCCGCCGACGTATGCGGTCGTGGTGGTCGGCTCGCTCGCTGCCGCCGCCGTGGCCAGC
Coding sequences within it:
- a CDS encoding FtsX-like permease family protein produces the protein HTIPPLRRFIRAAPGAFRVLGTPLAAGREYDWTDLHQKRSVVLISENFAREYWGSAAAAIGKRIRSNPNDSWSEVIGVVGDVRHDGADRPSPSTVYWPLRSSRSATFMIRGPRAGTEGYAADIRRAVSAVSGGLPVTQMQTMQRVYDKSMSRTAFTLTLLGISGGMALLLAAIGIYAVIAYTLLQRTREIGIRLALGARQESLQLMFVGSGLLWGGIGAAAGLVAAAPLSHLMSALLFEVEPIDPPTYAVVVVGSLAAAAVASYLPARRVTRIHPVEALRAE